A stretch of the Bacillus licheniformis DSM 13 = ATCC 14580 genome encodes the following:
- a CDS encoding diguanylate cyclase domain-containing protein, with amino-acid sequence MTEVLGEYNGWLVLLSYFTAVLAAYTALDLSERVVHTKGRKNIGWLLAGSLTMGLGIWSMHFIGMVSFQTAEEMKYDLKFVLLSIVAAFAGSLISFYVVNEKKPTNGRLAAGSLAMGCAIASMHFIGMEAMENMTIVYHPVLYAASFAIAIFASFAALKLSVVFAKKTGSFRILFIKIGSALLMGGAISGMHYTGMSAATLFMADSVDTGYEGIDTVELGIMIVLVSLMLQCFLIFGAFNDKRLLLHIEKVKDNEERFQSLINHNIDPIYVFSLEGKLLSANSSGYSLLEKMGIEPERLSSVFRQEDHDRLLGWFLQVQNEKQAINRDTAIAIAEKRFDLNVTLIPVYVRKQLDSIYVICKDMTNQREAERKIHRMAHYDALTDLPNRRYAVDRLANVLKRQETGTAVLFLDLNRFKVFNDALGHDVGDLLLVAAAQRLAHCVPNEGFIARLGGDEFIIVAPLQGIDQLTRQLISQFETPFRIKEHRLKTSVSIGIAVSPDDGTDGDELMRKADMAMYAAKHKSVSRYRYFSSSLARKNRPSFQKEIELN; translated from the coding sequence GTGACAGAAGTTCTTGGTGAATATAATGGATGGCTCGTCCTATTATCCTATTTCACTGCAGTTTTGGCAGCTTATACAGCCCTTGATTTATCTGAACGGGTCGTACATACAAAAGGCAGGAAAAATATCGGATGGCTTTTGGCCGGTTCCCTCACGATGGGGCTTGGCATCTGGTCTATGCACTTTATCGGGATGGTGTCATTTCAGACAGCAGAAGAAATGAAATACGATTTGAAATTCGTCTTGTTGTCGATTGTTGCCGCTTTCGCAGGCTCGCTCATCTCATTTTATGTGGTGAATGAAAAAAAACCGACGAATGGAAGACTGGCGGCCGGGTCCCTTGCAATGGGATGCGCAATTGCCTCCATGCATTTTATCGGGATGGAAGCAATGGAAAATATGACAATCGTCTATCATCCCGTTCTTTATGCCGCCTCTTTTGCAATCGCCATTTTTGCCTCCTTCGCTGCCTTAAAACTGTCAGTTGTATTCGCCAAAAAAACCGGTTCTTTTCGGATATTGTTCATTAAAATCGGAAGCGCGCTTTTAATGGGCGGAGCGATTTCCGGCATGCACTATACAGGAATGTCAGCAGCTACGCTTTTCATGGCTGACAGCGTTGACACAGGCTATGAAGGAATCGATACCGTTGAACTGGGCATTATGATCGTGCTTGTCAGCCTGATGCTTCAATGCTTCTTGATTTTCGGCGCCTTCAATGACAAACGCCTGCTGCTTCATATCGAAAAAGTCAAAGATAACGAGGAGCGGTTCCAGTCCTTGATCAACCACAACATTGATCCGATCTATGTTTTTTCGCTTGAAGGCAAGCTGCTTTCCGCCAATTCATCGGGATACAGCCTTCTTGAAAAAATGGGAATTGAACCCGAGCGCCTGTCTTCCGTTTTTCGGCAGGAGGATCATGACAGGCTGCTCGGCTGGTTCCTTCAAGTCCAAAATGAAAAACAGGCCATCAACCGCGATACGGCAATCGCGATAGCTGAAAAGCGCTTTGATTTAAATGTGACGCTGATACCGGTGTATGTCAGAAAGCAGCTTGACAGCATTTATGTCATATGCAAAGATATGACAAACCAGCGTGAAGCAGAACGCAAAATCCATAGAATGGCCCACTATGACGCGTTGACGGATTTGCCAAACAGAAGGTATGCAGTCGACCGTCTGGCAAATGTTCTAAAGCGGCAGGAGACAGGGACGGCCGTGTTGTTTTTGGATTTAAACCGTTTCAAAGTGTTTAATGACGCCCTAGGCCACGACGTCGGGGACCTGCTGCTGGTGGCTGCTGCACAGCGTTTGGCGCACTGTGTGCCCAATGAAGGCTTTATCGCCCGGCTGGGCGGCGATGAATTTATCATTGTCGCTCCTTTACAAGGGATCGATCAGCTGACCAGGCAATTGATCAGTCAGTTTGAAACGCCTTTTCGCATTAAAGAGCATCGCCTCAAAACATCCGTCAGCATCGGAATCGCCGTTTCTCCGGACGATGGAACAGACGGCGATGAGCTGATGAGAAAAGCCGACATGGCTATGTACGCCGCAAAGCACAAGAGCGTAAGCAGATATCGGTACTTCTCGTCTTCCCTCGCCAGAAAGAACAGACCGTCTTTCCAGAAGGAAATCGAGCTGAACTAA
- a CDS encoding DedA family protein — protein sequence MVDIEEFILSMAEAFKSLSYLGIFLALCIEFVPAEIVLPLAGYWVYQGDMSMFGVVAAGSLGGVAGPLTLYWLGRYGGRPFLERYGKYFFIKPEALEKSDRFFEKHGGFVAFSGRFIPGIRTLISIPCGLAKMNVWVFCIYTFLAITPITFVYVYLGFYLGENWSKVGSLLDGYLLPVGIGFIVLFVLYLWLKGRRNKIKSQSVSAFINKNKD from the coding sequence GTGGTCGATATCGAAGAGTTTATTTTATCAATGGCTGAGGCATTTAAAAGCCTCTCGTATTTAGGCATTTTCCTGGCGCTGTGCATCGAATTCGTGCCGGCTGAGATCGTTCTGCCGCTTGCCGGATACTGGGTGTATCAAGGAGATATGTCGATGTTCGGGGTCGTTGCAGCAGGTTCACTGGGAGGTGTCGCAGGCCCTCTGACGCTTTACTGGCTCGGGAGGTACGGGGGGCGGCCGTTTTTGGAACGCTACGGCAAATACTTCTTTATCAAGCCTGAAGCGCTTGAAAAATCGGACAGGTTTTTTGAAAAGCACGGCGGGTTTGTCGCATTCAGCGGCCGTTTTATACCTGGAATCAGAACGCTGATTTCCATTCCGTGCGGACTCGCGAAAATGAATGTGTGGGTATTTTGTATTTATACATTCCTCGCGATCACGCCGATTACGTTCGTCTATGTCTATTTAGGCTTTTACCTCGGCGAAAACTGGAGCAAGGTCGGCAGCCTATTGGACGGATACCTTCTTCCGGTCGGCATCGGGTTCATCGTTTTGTTCGTTCTTTACCTTTGGTTGAAGGGCAGGCGGAACAAAATCAAATCGCAAAGCGTTTCAGCCTTTATAAATAAAAATAAGGATTGA
- a CDS encoding Ku protein: MHTMWKGSISFGLVNIPIKLFAATEDKDIKLRSLHKECRAPIQYEKKCTNCHQEIAPDDIVKGYEYVKGKYVVLSDDELKQLKEEQEDKAVEIVDFVQLKEIDPIYFNRSYFVGPGDNGVKAYSLLREALRKTEKIGIAHMTIRSKKQLAILRVYENCILMESIHYPDEVRNAAHVPGVPEETAVNEKELQTAISLIDELTTTFAPEQYEDTYRIALMDKIKEKIDHNEGVTPNAGAAAPREDVIDLVSALQASIERTKGPDREAAKAPAAKGTAEKKKKTSRKKASEAK; the protein is encoded by the coding sequence ATGCATACGATGTGGAAAGGCTCTATCAGCTTTGGCCTTGTCAATATCCCCATTAAACTGTTTGCAGCGACAGAGGATAAGGATATTAAATTAAGGTCGCTTCATAAAGAATGCCGCGCCCCGATTCAGTATGAAAAAAAGTGCACAAACTGCCATCAGGAAATCGCGCCCGACGACATCGTCAAGGGCTACGAATATGTTAAAGGCAAATACGTCGTCTTATCGGACGATGAGCTGAAGCAGCTCAAAGAAGAGCAGGAAGACAAGGCCGTCGAAATTGTTGATTTTGTGCAGCTAAAGGAAATCGATCCCATCTATTTCAACCGTTCATATTTCGTCGGACCGGGAGATAACGGTGTAAAAGCGTACTCACTTTTGCGCGAAGCGCTCAGAAAAACAGAAAAGATCGGGATCGCCCATATGACCATCCGCTCAAAAAAACAGCTCGCCATTCTTCGCGTCTACGAAAACTGCATTTTAATGGAGTCCATCCACTACCCTGATGAGGTCCGAAACGCAGCCCACGTACCCGGTGTTCCGGAAGAAACCGCAGTCAACGAAAAAGAGCTGCAAACCGCGATTTCATTAATAGACGAGCTGACAACGACATTTGCGCCTGAACAATATGAAGATACGTACAGAATCGCGCTGATGGATAAAATCAAAGAGAAAATCGACCATAATGAAGGTGTCACGCCAAATGCCGGGGCCGCCGCTCCGCGCGAGGATGTAATCGATCTCGTGAGCGCTCTCCAAGCCAGCATCGAACGGACAAAAGGGCCTGACCGGGAAGCGGCGAAAGCGCCTGCAGCAAAAGGAACAGCTGAGAAAAAGAAAAAAACGTCGCGCAAAAAAGCTTCAGAGGCAAAATAA